The window GCAATCTCTATACTCAGAGCTGCAACCTTTCAGTAGGAGAACCATTGACCAAAAGAATCTCCTTTGGCCTGGTGGTTAAGCTCGGTCACGAGTGGCGGGTCAATCACTACTCGGAGATTGATTGCTCGAGGTGTGATGAGGcaggagaggaaggataTGGGGATGTCGATCGGCTCGAGAGGCCACGGATACTGGCTTTCAAGAAAACTGACGAAGTGGACGGTGAGACAGGAGAAGAGCTTCCACGAGCATTGAGGCTCTTGTTACGAAGGTTAAGGAAGCCCGTGATTAAGAGGCAAAAGCTTAAAGGTATAGCGGGCTAAAGAGAGGTAAGATCAATAGAATATACCTGGTGACATTGTGAACAGCGGCTGCTGTTATATGATATAGGGCAGCGCagaggaaaaagaaaagacGAGGCAAGACAATGAAACGACAATTAAGGCTGAAAATATTCTGACACAGTTCCTGTTCCTGATCGAAATTCGAATGCAGAACATCTGATATCTGTTTTCGACGCACATACCATCATCCTTCCTTGTCCGATTGATGACAGGTCAGTCCTAACTCGTCATGTATCAAAACCGACGAATGAAACCTTGTCATATAGTATGCAATTGGGTTTTTGAATCGAAGATATGAGTAATAAGATTAGAAGGACACCCTACTTATGAAGAAAATGGAATGAAAAATTTATATGCTATGGGAAACCAATCGACCCAGCCTTCCTTATACACCTGACCTTAACATGCTGCTACAATAGAAATACAACCAGTTACTGAAGTActcatcatcgtcttcGTGGCAAACCTTTGACCCTCCTTCCACCAGGACTCGCCGGCGCGGCCTCGTTTGTTGCCACACCCAAACTAAATCCCCCTTCTGGTCCTGGCGTGGGACTTTTGAACCTAGAAGCATCACCGGCAGGCGCGCCAAAACTGAAGGAGGCGGCAGGCTGTGGCTGGGCAGTAGTCTGCCCGAAAGAGAACGAAGGGGCAGCAGGAGTTGATGGCTGCTGTTGAGCAGGTTGACCGAAGGAGAACGTGGAAGCGGATGCAGCAGGGTTGGCATTCATAGGTTGTCCAAAGGAAAATGACGAATTAGATGCGGGTGCAGCAGTGGGGTTGTTGGTCGCACCGAAAGCAAAGCTGGCCGGCGCATTCGCTTTCTGGTCTTGTTGCTGACCAAAAGGATTGGACGCTGGGGTGGTAGAAGTGTTGAACGGGTTGGAAGCCGGAGTAGCATTATTACCCGGCCCGAACGCGAAAGAGGGGGTGCTTGGCTTAGGGGCGTTATCGGCTTTGAATGTATTCAAAGGCGCAGGAGTAGAGCCACCATTGCTAGAGCTCCCACCGAATACAAATGGTTGGCCAGCGGTCGATGCATTTGATCCAAATGCGCCTGCATTAGCAGGCTTCATCGACGCGTTACTAGGTGCACCAAAAGTGAAGGCTGGTGTCGTGACAACAGTAGGTCCACTTTTATTATCGAAAGGATCTTTAGAGGCGTCCGCATTCGTAACGGTGGTTGGAGTAGTCCCAAAAGGAGAGCTCGTTCCGTTCACAGTACTGGACTTGTTGGCAGGACCACCAAGCGTAAATGTTGAATTATTATTTGAAGCTCCCCCAAAGCGGTTGGCAGGTGCGTCTTTTTTATCTTCGGCCTTGTTCACGCCTTGGCTACCAAAGGAAAAGCCTCCAAAAGCTGGCGCGGTGTTGGAAGCAGTGACTCCACTTCCAGCTGTATCCTTATTGGCCACAGCTGCGATAGGGGTCGTCACAGGGGTGGTGGAGCCGCTTGCACCAAATGTAAATGCAGGCTTTGAGGTGGGAGTGTTGCTGGAAGGAGCGGGCGCACCGAAGCTGAATGTGGGCTTTGAGGGGGTAACGGACGGGTTAACAGAATCCGAGGCGGTGGAGCTTGAGTTGGACTGTCCAAAAGTGAAAGAAGGTTTGGATGGCTCATCAGACTTGGGCTTATCGGAGACGGGCGCACCGAACGAAAACGGAGACTTGGCAACAGAGTCCACTGCCGCTGGTTTCGACGCAGAAAACTGCAAGACCTTGTTAGCTCGTATAGGTGTTATCATGCAAACTTCACTCACTGAGAAAGAGGGAACAGCAGATGCAGGAGCAGGACTGTCGTCTTTTGATTTCCCAAAGCTAAATCCACCACTAGGTGCTGAATCGCCCTTCGCGCCAAAACTGAATCCGCCACTGGGAGCCGCATTATCCTTCTTTGCAACTTCTGGTCCCTTTCCGCCGAAAGAGAACGATGGAGCAGCCGAGTCAGTAGTTTTcttctcatctccctctTTCTTTCCGTTTACCGAAACTCCAAAGGAGAAGACGGGTGCTGGCGAAGCATTAGCAGACGTGACAGGCGGCGGCAAGGCTGCTGGGGGTGCTCTTTCAACATTGTCCTTCTTTTGAATGCCAAAATCAAGTGCAGGCACTGGAACGGGGGACGACTGTTTAGTTGAAGAAGCGGACGACATAGCGGTGCTCCCAAAGAAGTTGGGGATGCCACCGGCATCAGCTTTCCCGGCACCAGATGCCTTTTCATCAGACGTTTTGCTAGAAGCCTCGGCGAATGAGAAAGATGGCTTGTTAGCAGCTTCAGTGGAAGTAGGAGgtttggagaagaaggaagaaacGGCGGGCGGTTTACCTGCCGGCGTGGTAGAACCAACAGGGTTGAGCGAAGCAGGAGTCTCCGCGGTACCTCcagagaaggaaaaaatACCGTTAGCCTGTGAAGACGAGTCATTTTTCTTGGGCAAAGGCATAGCAGGGGGAGAGTCAGGGGCAGCCACAATAGAACCAGTAGCGAGAGGAGACGAAGCTCTAGGGCGGGTAGATGCAACGCCCAGTCGAGCCAAAGGCCCACCAGCACGAGGCAGACTTAGTGGAGGGAGGGGCGCAGCTGGTGTTGCCACAGACTTCGATTGCACCGTGTTGCTGGAAACATTTTCATCACTGGAAGGTTTCAAGCCCGCAAAAGAGATGCCGGAGAAAGAGGGTAATGCAATCTTCGAAGCTTGTTCTAGTTCTTCCATATCCGGCAGATCTTCGTCCTTGGCAGAATATCGTCCAGAAGTAGGCGTCTGGGATCGGGAGTAAGATGCCGCACTTTGGTGCGTTCGTTTTGACGTATCGGACCTGGCGCGTAGGGAAGAACCTCCGCGGGGCATTTGATTGCCTACTCGTGGCTGATATGTGTCAGAAGTCGAGGGCCCACCCGGAGAAGGCGCTGTAGCAATGATTGAAGGTACTGAAGGCGGAGCCGGAGGGGGAGTAGGTGAGGTTGAGGGTTCAACGGTTGCTTTCCTGGTATGTCGAGTTGACCTAGATGACCTCCCGACTGGTTCTTCTTCATGTACAGGAGCTGGCTGTTTTGAAGGGCCTCTCCTAGTAGATCTTCTGTTGGCTTTGGGTGTAGTCTCTTCGATGGCATTGGTTCGATTAAGTCGCGATGATCGGCGTGGAGTGGgagcaggaggaggggaagaagagggttCCTTGGAGGGCTCCTTAGGAGCCAAGGATCCCATTTGGGCACTGGAAGTCTGGCTAGCTGTCTCACTTCTTGCACCAGACGGAGTTGGGGATGGTCGATACTCTGCAAATAGTCAGCAAAGCTCGGTCGCCGCAGACTGCAAACTAACCTTGACTCTCCAGCCGACTATGCTTCCTGACTTCCCTTGCCTCCCTGTCAGCTACCCTTCTCCGGCCGTACGGGCTGATCATGACCGATACTCCCAAGTCGCCAAATCTTTCTTTATCTTTCCTTTGTCTGGCACTCtcaccagcagcagcagtcGCAAGCGGAACATTAATGCTTCGTCGAAGTGTCCGGGAGGATTGGCCGAGAAGAGGTGGAATGTCGCCTTTTCGAGCATCAGTAAGAGGAGTCTTACGCATGGTTTCTAAAGTGTAAAGAATGCGTTCGGCTTCGTTCTTGTGAACTGGTGCGGGCTTTTGTGCTAGAAGAGAAAGTAAGCTCTGTCGAACGCAAAGAACACCCGTGGACTACGCACAAGCTTTGAGTTCACTTTCCCTCATAAAGACCTTATCATCCTGATTCCAGACCATCTGGCCCCTTCTCATGGGAGCGGGGGTAGTTGCGGACACTGATGAGCCTAATCTGTTGGAGGCAGCCGCAGATGCAGGTGATTTAGGTTTATCCCACTGGTCGTGCATGAACCAATCCTGATGTCCATCAGTTTCATGGATCATAGAACGGGAAGAACGAGCAGGCGGAGTTTAGTTACTTACCAGGACACTTCCCTCTTTTCGCCTAATGCTATCTCCTTCAACACTCATCCTATCATCATCCCTGTCACGGCTCATACTTCCCCCTAGCAACGAAGATATTTCAAGGTCCCGTAGATTTTTTATGCTAGTGCTCCTTACAGTGCCACCTGCAGAAGCCATACTGATATCGGAGGCAGCGCTGGCATGACGCCGCAGATTAGTGGCAGTTGCTGAGCGAGCGAGACCAATGGTGCTAGGCTGACGTGGTCGAGGAGAGGCAGTAGGCAGTCCTCGGAAGGGTGAAGGCGTTGGATGGGCATACTGAAAACTGTCAGCATGAACACTCGTCATCTGAAAGAATAGCTTACATCACCGTCTTCTAATGTCGGCGCGAAAGTTTTCCGGCGAGGAGTGATGTTCCTTTGCGCGGCGGCAGTGGACGAAGCTCCACTTGCACCGGCATATTTAGACTTCCATGGACTCCAAATCTCTTTgtccttttctttctcaTATCTGTCAAGGCCATCTTCCTGGAAACCtgcatcatcatccacgAGCGTAGCCAGGTCAACCCTCTTGGAACGAGTCAATGGGCCGGTCTTCTTTGGTGAAGCAACAGCCTGTCCAGACGCTGAAGATCGAAGCACGTTGGGAGGAGGGTCGAGATACGGCATCGATTGAGAGGAGATGAGAGGTCTAGAAAAATTGGCAGGCTTCTTAGGCGCGGCCTTGTCATTATTGAAAGAGGACTTGGGTTTGAGTGTGACATGGGGAGAGAGTGGAGGGAGCATAAAGCCAGACACGGCGCGTCCTTGAATTTCAAACTGGTGCTCTGGCGTGTAGTCATTCATGAGGTCATTAGACCGGTTCAACCGAGGCTCTGGTGAGTGTCTCCGTATTCTCTTGCCTTCTCGTCTTTCAGACGGAGACGCGGGATCCTCCAGTTCGTGACCAAACGATGACAAGCTGTCGCGTTTGGATCCTCCCGAGGTCTTTCCAGGGGTGGAGAGCCACTGAAGAGGCCTTGTGAACATAGACTTTATTCCAGACAACAGCGATGGCTCGCTACCTGATCTGGTAAGACCACCACCGGAAGCAAGATTCTGGACTCtggaagaagggattgGTTTTTTCGTAGGGGAGGTATCGCTCCCGGCAAGACTGACAAGGTCACCCatggtggaagaagggtgCAGATTGCTTTGGCCTAAAGGTCTCTTGTAGGGACTGCTATGCCTATGTATTCTGGGATTTGAGTTGGGCCGATGCGCGCCGGAGAGGGCGCGGTGGAGCTCGGACATGGTGGCCACTGTCGTTAGGGCTGGGAGCTCGGATGTAGAGAGGAATGGTGGGGACGGCGAGGAAGAGTGAGAATAGTATGAAGTATTAGGAAATGGCAAGAGATGGCCAGAAATTGTTTGACCGCTTCTCCATCCACGCGCAGACAGCCTCCTGCCCACAAAATATACCACCCAATATTTACAAAcatcttttcctccttttctcccGCACGTCATTTCTTGCCTTTCTTCACGCTTCATCTGTCAGCAAAGCTGAGTCGCTGACCGCAAGCAATGCTCTCAGCCACTCCGCCTATGCTTATCATCACCAGTCGTTCCTAGTTCATTACCTTATAGCAGGTGTCATTCATGCAGTAACAAAAAAACACCATGGCATGTCTGGCATATATCTCAACAACCCTTAACTTCCCTCGTCATTCACGAATACATTTTTCCCATCATAGTTATGGCAGCGCCAGCGCATCCCCATTGCCCGTCAGCTCTTGCCCTAGCTTCTGAAGTCCTCTGCCTATCCGTTCCAGAAAAGCTTCGCGCTTTGCTTGCCTTTGTGGGAAATAATGCGCCGCTAACGCCGAGACATTTGCCTGTTCAACGTCAGCTCGCTCTCGGCGACTCACGGTCTTGTAATTAGACTCACTCGCACGTTATGAACGAACCCACTAGCATTGGCTTCCATTTCCTCAGTCAGGCCTGATAGTCCTTGATAATACCCTCTCTCCGTTTCATCCCTCGGCATGGCATCTTTTCCGTTCGTGGCAATTGAAACTACTGGACTGTGTCTTTCACTGAATGGCCGTTCGCGGGACCGAAATGTCCTTGATTCTTCCGCCCTTTTTCGGTAATATTCTTGTATTTCCTCAAATTCAGCTTCGAATGGCCGTGGTGGAGGGAGAGCGGGAGGTACTTTCGCAGTTTGAGATGTTAATGACATCCTCGAATCTAAAGCTGGCCGTCCCTGCCTTCCTTCTGACGAGCCCTCAAAACTATCCCAATTGTCATCGTCTGAATAGTCATGGTTCCTTGTGACACTTTTTCCGTCCCCCATAGACTCCTTGTCATGGGCATGCTCAACATCATCAAGCTTCCCATTTCGcttccctcctcttttGGTCATCCCgcttcttttccctctctcATGACTTATTGCCCGCATTTTTTCAGCCTGATCGATTATGAATAACGCTTCTTTCCTTAGCGCCAATTCTTCCTTCACTGCGCTCTCTTTGTTAAGAGAACTGAAGCCTTGTCCCGTCCCTGTTCGGGTTGGCGGAATGGCTAGAGGGGCATCATCATTAACAATATGCGCGGATCCGGCTCGGCTGGCTGAGTCACGTTGGGCTACAGCCGCACGAGCGCGTGTGGGGGGCGGAGGTTGACGAGACGGCTGCGTCCGACGTGGTTGGACAGTCTTTGATGCGGTAAGTAGTGGAGTAGGCGTAGCAGTTGAGGGGATTGGTATTGTCATGATTACTGGTGTCGCGTTGGAAGAGGCGGGAGCGGCAGCAGGTGCGGATGTGACAGTCATAGTCGGAGGGGATGACTTGCGTCTAATTTTACGACGAGGTTCTTCTCCTGATATTGTTGTAAAAAAGGCCATGGATTTTGGTGAAGAGCTCTCTGATGATGCGGAGAATAATGAATTAGCATCTGTCTCATTAAAGACCTGATCTTGGGGGCGAGAAAAACGTCGAAGAGATGCAAGAGCGGCAGCTTGTTGAGACATAATGTATTCCAATATACAGCATACAATATTCCAACAATAAAGCGATAAGAGAAGATTTCAAGACTGGAATGAGTAGCTGAGGTGTTCGGCATAAAGTGGAAGAAACGCATAGCTGCGGAAAGACCCCTAGTTGGGGCCCTTTTACCCGTTGCTACAACAGTCGCTCTCCTCGAGCAGTCTCTGCAACGAAAGGGCGCAGACAATAATGCAGATATGGATGCAGACTCACCAGTGAGATTTTGTGGTGTACATGTCCCGGTCGGACTAGAGCTCTTATAAGCTCTTTTGCCCAGCAAACCATCTTCTCTTGCAGTCGTTGATGCTAGAATGACGAACACATTCGTCAGCTGTAGAAGAGGCTCAAACTCATTCCCAGCATTTACCTTGACTGCTTGGAGAGTGAATATCGGCCTTGGCATGCTGTCCATCTTCTCCGGTAATCATGCCAATTGTGTCAGGAGCACCGTTTGAGTTCgtctcctcctctcttAAAACCGGCGGCTTTACCGTCTGCTCATTATTGGCAGCATTCTGAGCTATAACCTCCTCATCACTTGGTAAATCAATAACGTTTCCGTTCTCGTCCTCAACAACCCATGCCCAACCCTTCATacccttctttcttttcttcttaTCCTTCTTGTCTTCTTTAGTGGCCGTCGTCGGTGTTCCACCAACGTTCGTATTGCTAGCCGCTGCGGCAGGCCCTACGTTACTAGGTCCGCCTTCACTCATACCGCGTGTGCTTCGTAAGTTTCCGAGGGAAAGAGACATGGGAAGGGGCGGTTTGGTACTCCCAGTCCCGCTATCTCGTAATCGCCCTCCACTTCCCGTCGTGTTTTGCCCTCTGGAAGTCACGGGGGTTAAAATAGTAGATGACAACGGTGGTAAAGAATGTCGACTGGAGCGGGTTGGAAGGCCTGACATGTAGGATGAGAGAAACCCGAAGCGAAAGGACGAAGAGTTTATGGGTATATGGGTCTATCAATAACGAAAATGGGAAGACGAGTGCAATGTTGATATTTCGGGGCGACATTAACCTTCTCCACTTCGTTCTACCTTCTGCCCCACCACATTCTGCAGTGGCGCTGTTCTTCGTCGTCTGACATTGCTACTCCCATTGAGAATGCTTTTTCTATTCAGCATCCCATGAGTCGCATGCAATGCACTCCTTTTAAACGTTCGGGAGGTGCAAGGACCAACCCGCAGCTCACAGCATAAATATACATACAGGGAAACATGAAGCAATTTAGAGGGAAGTTGTCGTTATGGGCACCACTGCTGTGGCGTAACTCTCTTTAGGATTGCGACCACAACCAATGGGGTTATATTAAATTAATGAATACAGTTGCATACCAGAATATCCACAAATGAGTGACTGAAAGTAAGTGAAGCGTATTACCATTTAATTTCGTTCTTATTCTCTTCTACCGATTGATTCATAGCTGATTTGAACAGAAGGTAAGCAGTGTTCCAAAATCGTCTGCTTGAACTCACGTTGGGGGGATTTCATCATTGTTATATgattcttcttcatcctcaatCGCCCCAGCATCTCTGTGCACAGTGATATTGGTCGCATCAGTGCTTGTCGGGCTCATCGGCTGCGCATGTGCACCACTAGAGCCTGCAAGACCCTGATTTTGCACTCGGAATCTCTGCTGTTCTTGGAATGCTTCTCTCTGTTTGGCACCCATGGCACCGAGGTCCGCACCAGCAAAGCCTGCAGCCCCGGCCGCAGTCGCGGCATCAACACCCGTGGGATGAGCAGTAGGCATGGGCATAGGCTCCATGTTCATATCGTACATGCCCTGGCCACCAGCACCACGACCAGCGAAACCAGCAGAAGTGGCGATGGATGGGGCCGGCCCGGCAGACGAGGCCGCACCATAGCCACCGTCAGAAATTGTTGCGGCAGAACGAGGATATTGGCTCATCTCTGGAGAAGCAGTAGTAGATGCAACACCAGGTGCGTAGAAGGGTTCTACTGTAGGGGCACCTCCATCCTGTCCCAAATCGATGGGGGCCTGGTTTTCAGGTCGTCCAGGATCAAACTGAGAAAAGGTCAGCGTGCATAATAAAATGTATACACTACTTACCATCATGTCGTCGAAATCATCCCTATGAGActttctcctcctcaaGAGGAACCACAGCACAATGGCAATAAGGGCAAGACCTGCAACACCACCAACGACACCTCCTACAATGGCGCCAGTATCTTTGAAAGACTATCAGTTAACCCACTTCGACGACTGAAAAAGAACCTACGATTTGAAGAGCCAGAGGATGAGGATCCAGAGGAACCACCAGTCATGGTTGCGGTGGGTGACACAGTGACTACGCCATCAGGGTTGGTAACGGTGACATAGCTGGAAAAACAGGTTAATCATAAAACACGGTGACGCTTGCCTTTCTTAAGAAAAAGAACTTACACGACACTGCTTCCATTAGACACTGATGTAAAGCCAGATACTGTCGAGCTTACTCCAGCACCGCTGGTGACACCACTGCTGCCACTGGGGCTTGCAGTGACACTAGCCGATGCACTCTGGCTCGCACTGGAACTTCCTGCGCTGGAAGTCGGTTGTGCGCTAGAACCTGGGTTTGATGTACTCCCGCCACTGCTTGGTGATGGGGTAGGTGACGCAGAAGGTGAAGCTGAGCCCTGGCTTGATCCACCACTCGAAGATGTCGGTCCGGCACTACTCTGTGGTTCAGATGTGACACCTGGAGAAGAAGTAGCAGCAGCTGAAGATTCGACGGCGGAAGAGGCGACTTCGCTAGGGGTAACGGGGTCAGAGGTTGGCGTTGCCGAACCAGTATCAGGGGCAGATGCTGTaaaggaagaagtgggGTCAGTCGAGATCTCTACAGCAGAGGAGGCGGTGTCTGAAATGTCCGACATGATGCGGTTGAAAATATGTATAATATGTAGAGAGGCAAAAGATGTGGCAGGACCACTTCTGTGTCTGTGACAGGTCTATTAGAGTCTATTGGAAGTTGATATAGATGGGCATCCAGGGGGAGAGGGGGTGGATGATCTGTGCGGCGCAAAAGCACTGCACGAAAGTTCCCTACTATCGTCCACGCTGTGGTCCGCCGGTTCCGATgtctctttttttttcccgAGTTGCAATGAGTCTCGGAATTTAAAAACCCAAACAATTCCCTCAAGCTGTGCGAGGGAGTATATATGCGGGCAGCCTGTGTTTGTGAAAAAATCTACAGACTAGACAGTGGCCGAAAGCATAGACATTACTAGCGACGAACAACGCATGCGACTGGCGAACGAAAACATAATAGAAGGTAAATACGTACACATTTTTCACAGGTTTATCTGGTGGCAAGATAAGGGTTTCACAGGAGTAAAAGGAGTGTGAAAGGGCGCAACTTGTGACTACGCTTGATCTTGTAAAGGTTAAGTGGCTAAGATTGAAGATTGATCTTGTAAAGGTGACGAGATGGAAAATTCTTAATACTCGTTGAGTTTTGAGCTGTTCGCTGTCTCGGTTTGCCTGCGGATAGCGTCGGCCTTGTTTTTGCTGTGTATGCTTGGACGTGGTTGATGGCAGTGATGATGGATTCGTGGTCACCCAGGCACGACACGCGGGGGTGGTCCTTTGAAATCCGCTGAAAATCTGCCACAAAAGGGACAGACGCAAAGTCGGGAGTCTGGAATTGACGCTCCTCGCAAGCGTGGAGTGTCGGATAAATTGGCCAAATAATGGGGTGTACGCTAACAGGCGCTATAGGGACTTGATATCATCCAAGACTACATACAAGAGGCAAGAGTGGGGGGCGGGAGTTCATGAAGTACAGTTTATATATGACAACCGCGGGCTGATGCAGCATCGTGGTGTGTGCTTCGTTTGTCCATCACACTGGCCAACCGGGAGTTTTTATATCTCGCAAAAAATATAAGTTAGTATAAAGTATTATGATGACAGTAGATAGCAAGTCCTCTCTGCCTTGGAGCGGTTCGGAAAACGAGCACAACGGAAGATCTTCATATTCTTGCGCAAGATTTTACTTCGTTATTCAGTAGGTAGGTtcaataataataatgataCTGTACCGCTGTACAACAATTGCAAGGCGCAAAGATGATCTCATCATCAGTATACTTCTCATCTGCTGGCCCCACAATTATATAACAATCGCCTTCATACTCTTAGGTCGCGCCGAATAGCGGAATTACTAGTCATTCATGATTGAGAAGACTAGACGAACAACTAATACGCTGCACATAGGATCAGATTTTTGTACAGTGGCACCACCTAAACTGGATGCACTATACATAGACAGACTTCCCACTCGTCTACTACCTAATACCATCGAGCTGCGAAATCCTTCATAGAACCAGCTCATGGCCCTTTGCCGATCAACAACGTAACTTCGTCTATATCGTCATCTTTCTTTGTTGGCTTAGGATGGGTATACAGGTCGATGCCTATAGACGATACATGAGCAACATGCGTGTCTAGCTTAGGGCATGGGCATCGTACCTGATGCCAAAGAGTCGATCAGCAGTTGTAATCTTTTAGGACCCAATGTGGGATCTGACTGTTCAACTGAATCAGTATTATTGCACAAAACAGTACTCGATTTGACCAACCTCTCGCATTTTCTCCAACTCTCCTCCAAAACCTTCTACAATTTTGTTCATATACACTGTCCTGAACTTGTCCCTGTTTTCACTTGAGCTGTCTAAAGCCGCTCCTTCGTCCGAGGGGcggaagaaagaaggaagtgTAGAGTCAGGAGGTGGTGAAGGTGAGTTTGTAGGATACCGTGTGCGTTGTTTTGCTTGGCTTGCTAACGCTGGGGCAGTGACTGGTTTGGTGATTTCAGCCGATTCAGAATCTGAATCTGCGTCTGAGTCAGAGTCCGATTCCGAGGCTGAAGACTccgacgaagaagaggaagaagactCTGATGAAGATGCTGATGAGGAATTGCCATCCACCTCCATTGCCTCCTGCGAAGCTAATTGAACGATGGAAGTGGCAACTTCATCGTCCGAGCTAGAGCCGTCATCCGAAGAACTTGAAATGGATAGTTGACGTCTTCTACGCTTTCGTCGATTGGATTTTTGAgattgaagaggaggaggagacATGTAGATTTGTATCTAAAATCGCGTTATTCTGAGCGTTTCTATTAACCTAAATGCGTTGAGATCAGTAGAGTACCGATGTAAATATCCAAATCTTCGAAGGCGAAACGAACCAAGCCTCCACCAGAAGACGGGATCAAATTGAGATTTTAGCGACTGACTTCTCAATTCATGATTAGTAGTTTAACAGGATGGTTGTGAGCAAACCGATATGAAAGCGGTATGCAGGTAATAATAGCTATTGTATTATCCTTGCTTGTTACTACTACAGTATGATCCATCTAAGACCCATTTATGTCCTTTTTTGGCCTTGCAAATAGGAGACAAAAAGAATTATACAAATATATAGCAAAAGAGGCGTCTTCCGAATTTGGTAAAAAAGTGCGTTGTACAAAACTAGCCGAAAAGCCAAATCTATAATACCCAAAAGACAACAACAGAAAGCCAGCAAATCGTCGTCAACCAACGCCTAATAACTAATCCATTGCGTTATCATTCTTCTGTGCTTCGTAGTCCTTGTGCCATCCTCCAAGAAAATACCCTCTGGTTTATATCAGCAACAACATATACCCTATCAAAAAGGCGAAGTTGAGTTTCGTTCGCACCACTAGCAAGTGGCCGGCCTTCCCCTTCGCTTGAGCTTTCCAGCCATACCTAGCCATCTTTTTCGCTATTCTTATCTGCAAGCACCACCGAACCATTAATCCTTTTGAAAGCTTCATCAAGAACCCCTCCATTACTTAGTAAGCACACCAAAAGAGATGATTCTGTTATTTGCAGCCGAAAAAGGGCTTATTCTCCAACCCAGTTACCATTACCCTTCCGAGATGGAAGAAAAACCCTTGTCCCCACGCATTCACCATCTTTTGATCCGCGAGCAGAGATCCAATGAGTTAACAGGAATCGGTCTTCGCCCTATCCTGCCTGACGGATCTGGCTCACGAGCCCCTTTGAGCCATGGTGCTCCGAGTCCTAACACACCGATGTCCCCTCTGGGTGCCAACGCGGATATTACAACCTCCCCTCATTCGCAATCTCAACGTAAATCGGTGCGACGTTCTGTCTCCCCTTCCCCAAAATCCTTTCAGCCCTCATCCGAAGAGATCCCCACGCCGAACAGACGCACTAACAGTATACTATCGCTTTTGAATGGGCCGATCTCCTCTTCGACTCCATCTTGTCCTGGTCCCTCTGGCAGCTTTGCTTCCAAGATAGAGCAAGACAAacatcatcgtcatcgaCCGAGCTCTTCACATCCTTCTCGTCCTCCGCCTGCAACATTTCCTATCATCGAACATAATCAATCGACATACTTTGAGGAATGGCCACGTCTACCCCCCACGCCGGGGCCCATGGAGACATGCAATCCAGCGCCTCCTTCGTTTTCGGAATTCCATCCTTACCATGGCCCAACAGCCCCTTACATGCCTCATGTTATAAAAAGACCCGGGATATACAGAAGGC is drawn from Cryptococcus gattii WM276 chromosome A, complete sequence and contains these coding sequences:
- a CDS encoding Hypothetical protein (Similar to TIGR gene model, INSD accession AAW41398.1; CNA06450), translated to MSGLPTRSSRHSLPPLSSTILTPVTSRGQNTTGSGGRLRDSGTGSTKPPLPMSLSLGNLRSTRGMSEGGPSNVGPAAAASNTNVGGTPTTATKEDKKDKKKRKKGMKGWAWVVEDENGNVIDLPSDEEVIAQNAANNEQTVKPPVLREEETNSNGAPDTIGMITGEDGQHAKADIHSPSSQASTTAREDGLLGKRAYKSSSPTGTCTPQNLTESSSPKSMAFFTTISGEEPRRKIRRKSSPPTMTVTSAPAAAPASSNATPVIMTIPIPSTATPTPLLTASKTVQPRRTQPSRQPPPPTRARAAVAQRDSASRAGSAHIVNDDAPLAIPPTRTGTGQGFSSLNKESAVKEELALRKEALFIIDQAEKMRAISHERGKRSGMTKRGGKRNGKLDDVEHAHDKESMGDGKSVTRNHDYSDDDNWDSFEGSSEGRQGRPALDSRMSLTSQTAKVPPALPPPRPFEAEFEEIQEYYRKRAEESRTFRSRERPFSERHSPVVSIATNGKDAMPRDETERGYYQGLSGLTEEMEANASGFVHNVRANVSALAAHYFPQRQAKREAFLERIGRGLQKLGQELTGNGDALALP
- a CDS encoding Nucleoporin nsp1, putative (Similar to TIGR gene model, INSD accession AAW41168.1) encodes the protein MSELHRALSGAHRPNSNPRIHRHSSPYKRPLGQSNLHPSSTMGDLVSLAGSDTSPTKKPIPSSRVQNLASGGGLTRSGSEPSLLSGIKSMFTRPLQWLSTPGKTSGGSKRDSLSSFGHELEDPASPSERREGKRIRRHSPEPRLNRSNDLMNDYTPEHQFEIQGRAVSGFMLPPLSPHVTLKPKSSFNNDKAAPKKPANFSRPLISSQSMPYLDPPPNVLRSSASGQAVASPKKTGPLTRSKRVDLATLVDDDAGFQEDGLDRYEKEKDKEIWSPWKSKYAGASGASSTAAAQRNITPRRKTFAPTLEDGDYAHPTPSPFRGLPTASPRPRQPSTIGLARSATATNLRRHASAASDISMASAGGTVRSTSIKNLRDLEISSLLGGSMSRDRDDDRMSVEGDSIRRKEGSVLDWFMHDQWDKPKSPASAAASNRLGSSVSATTPAPMRRGQMVWNQDDKVFMRESELKASQKPAPVHKNEAERILYTLETMRKTPLTDARKGDIPPLLGQSSRTLRRSINVPLATAAAGESARQRKDKERFGDLGVSVMISPYGRRRVADREAREVRKHSRLESQEYRPSPTPSGARSETASQTSSAQMGSLAPKEPSKEPSSSPPPAPTPRRSSRLNRTNAIEETTPKANRRSTRRGPSKQPAPVHEEEPVGRSSRSTRHTRKATVEPSTSPTPPPAPPSVPSIIATAPSPGGPSTSDTYQPRVGNQMPRGGSSLRARSDTSKRTHQSAASYSRSQTPTSGRYSAKDEDLPDMEELEQASKIALPSFSGISFAGLKPSSDENVSSNTVQSKSVATPAAPLPPLSLPRAGGPLARLGVASTRPRASSPLATGSIVAAPDSPPAMPLPKKNDSSSQANGIFSFSGGTAETPASLNPVGSTTPAGKPPAVSSFFSKPPTSTEAANKPSFSFAEASSKTSDEKASGAGKADAGGIPNFFGSTAMSSASSTKQSSPVPVPALDFGIQKKDNVERAPPAALPPPVTSANASPAPVFSFGVSVNGKKEGDEKKTTDSAAPSFSFGGKGPEVAKKDNAAPSGGFSFGAKGDSAPSGGFSFGKSKDDSPAPASAVPSFSVSEVCMITPIRANKVLQFSASKPAAVDSVAKSPFSFGAPVSDKPKSDEPSKPSFTFGQSNSSSTASDSVNPSVTPSKPTFSFGAPAPSSNTPTSKPAFTFGASGSTTPVTTPIAAVANKDTAGSGVTASNTAPAFGGFSFGSQGVNKAEDKKDAPANRFGGASNNNSTFTLGGPANKSSTVNGTSSPFGTTPTTVTNADASKDPFDNKSGPTVVTTPAFTFGAPSNASMKPANAGAFGSNASTAGQPFVFGGSSSNGGSTPAPLNTFKADNAPKPSTPSFAFGPGNNATPASNPFNTSTTPASNPFGQQQDQKANAPASFAFGATNNPTAAPASNSSFSFGQPMNANPAASASTFSFGQPAQQQPSTPAAPSFSFGQTTAQPQPAASFSFGAPAGDASRFKSPTPGPEGGFSLGVATNEAAPASPGGRRVKGLPRRR